The genomic interval ATTTAGTAGACAGAAAATCACATCAACATAATACATTACTATCTGAAGTGAACGTTCTGTAAAGTTTCCACCTGAGGAATATCATGACCTCTACTGAACAGGCTCCTGCTAGTCCTTTTATAAACTCTTATGGATGCACATTGTATTGTGCAGTACAATCCCACCATGAATATAATTAAGTACGCTCTTTCTCTGTAGGTACAGTTACAAAGAAGCGACATTCTGGTCAGCTCCAGGTATACCCATATGACAAGAGGATGTTCCAGCCAGGAGTCTGCTGTCCAACCTGTCAGCTGGTCAAACCTGCTCGTTCAAAACACTGTAGTAAGTAGTACAGATTGGCCTTTGGCTTTTAGTCACAGGCATTAGATCTAATACTGTACTTCTGAATGTCTACTATATAGGCATAGTACAGTCTAAACTATACTTCTCAGAACAGTGTATAACATCCTAAGATGCAACTGCTATTATTGTCTCTAAACTGTATTGAATAGCCAATGTTCCCCTTGTCTTGTCCAGGAGTCTGCAATAGGTGTGTGCAGCGCTTCGACCACCACTGTGTCTGGGTCAACAACTGCATCGGCGCTCAGAACACCCGGTACTTCCTTCTCTACCTGCTGAGTGTGTGTGCCATGGCAGCAGACATGGCACTACTGACGGTGGACATGTTACTGCACGCTGTGGTGAGGTCAGGCATCCTACAAGCCCGTTACATAGATGATGatgggcagcagcagcaggcagggATGCTCTTTGTCATACAGGTGAAAgactggacatacacacacacacacacacgaatgatATCGGTGCCTGATGTTTACATGGAGTTAGTATTTCCTTCTGCCTGTTTAAACCCAGCAAGTCTGATTTAATTAATTTAAATATGAATGTCATGAATTAAATCCTATGTAGTTCCATTAATGTGCCACAGAAAGCACCACACTGTCTCAGTTTAGATGTactatttattttgtattatatttgaatTTAAGTTCACTTCCCACATATAgcttgtgtacaaaacattaagaactctaCCCCACGCCCATTTTCCCCTCAGAATAACCTCAATTCggcagggcatggactctactacaaggtgtcgaaagcattccacagggatgctggcccatgttgatgccaatgcttcccacaggttggctggatgtcctttgggtggtggaccattcttgatacacatgggaaactgttgagtgtggaaaaacccagcagcactgccgttcttgacacaaaccggtgcacctggcacctactaacgtaccccattcaaaggcacttaaaaatcCTTTAAGCTGTCTCCTCCCctgcatctacactgatttgaagtggaccatagctttcacctggtcagtctcatggaaagagcaggcgttaatgttttgtacactcagcgtatatttcctccacctctccccagcacctgttcctgaccttccCCAGGATCGTGTTTATGCTGGGCTTCCTGGTCTTCGTCTTCCTGCTCCTGGCGGGCTACGCCATGTTCCACTTCTACCTAGCTCTGGTCAACCAGACCTCCAACGAGTGGTACAAGGGACGAGGGAATGTCTGCCAACACTGCCACCCCTCACCTGACCACCTCTGTGGTCTGCCAGCCTCTGACCAGTCCAAAAGGTGGTTCTATAGTAGAGGGGTGCTTAGAAACCTGGGGGAGATATTTTTCCCCCTCCGTCCCGTGCAGAAAAAAGATCATTGAGTACAAGAGAGGCAGTTTATAGGCCCACTAGCTACAATACTGAATGTTtgtcatttgtatttattttttaaaagatGTTGGTATGTGGATTTAAAATATTTTTCTAACTGGCAATAAAGCTTCTGTTTACACCTTTTCCCTGTTCTGTTCCTTGAGATGAATTTGCCTATCAAGTTTAATTGTGTATTAGAGGAAGCAAGGATGCATATCATGCCTACAGGTAATTCATTTTCATTCAATGCTGGCTGTGTATACACAGACATGCATTTGGAGCTTTGCGCGCTGCTTGCACAACATACCCAGCCATCATCAACCATGTCTTAAGACTAAAACGAAGACGTCTTTAGACACGTCTTGGAAATGTCTTGACGTTTTATTAGTTCTAAATACTAATCACTCACTCCAGAACTCATGCACAGCCATAGCACAAATTGACCTGCACACCAAATCAAAGTAATCTACATTTATTGACAAGAGGCAGAAGCAACAACAGGGGTTGATAAAGGTGTTTATATAGAGCTCCAAACGACCATCTTCAAGTCTATACAGCCAGATCGTCATCTCTTGTTTGGGGATCTCAGAGCTTCTATTGCTTAATCTGCTGGAAAGTATGTAGTTATGTATCATAAATACAGCAACATCAATAACAATACTGCCTCTACCCTGCTATTTTCTTGTACCTTAATTCTGAATAGCTCACCTGAAGCAGAAAGCCCTATCATCCACAAGGGCTTAATGTTTGACACCAGATAGGACCCTAGTTTTATTCTATGTCCAGTCTGAAAATAGAATGAATCATTTAAGCACTGTTCTCATGGGAAGAAATTAACATTGCATGTATCTTGTTCATTTTTGGATGCACTGCTGTCACTTGTATTTGCTGGGTGACCGCTTACCTTTGAGTCGGAGTTGTTGACATGTATTCCATCTTTATATACTGACAGAGAAATAGGCCATGTTCATTACACAATAACTATTAAAGCAGATACAAGCATCCAGTCATCATTTACCTCAGCCGATCCATGCATAGAGGTCAGCACTCATAAATCCGATCTACTCAGCGATTATCAAAAAATCTAATCCACCAGCCATTTATTTTGGGCAtatatttcatgtaacatttagatgTATTCTCTATTAAATAAAACCTCACAGAAAAGACAAGCATTGCAGTCGGCTGTTAGAGTAGATCAGCTTTGTCTCAACATGTCTTGAAACATCTTTGTATAATCAGATGGTGATGACTGAGCTATCACCGAGGTTGAGACATTTGACATGATCCCTTCTCTTTCTGATCCCGCACGGACTTCCTGGGCAACTGGAAAAAAAGTAACATGCCTTTCAGagatttaactagctagctaacacgttTTTTTTATTACTATAATTGCTATGCTAGCTAATGACAGTTGTTAGCTACTAGATAGCTAACCAGAGTCTGCATAATATAAAACAGGATGTCATTAACATATTTCTTCACATGGACTAAATATTGTTTGGGCTAAACATACATTACATATTAAAATACTTTTGTAACAGTTTGTAAATCCTCCAGGTCGTTTTTGAGTCTTGCATCATCTGTCAGTTGACTGAAGAATGATCCACGAATTTGAAATGTTCAACATTCCAAAATAAAATGTCTCAAAACATAACACTATTTTGCGTCCCAGAGCTGATGGGTGGGTATGAAGTTGATCCGCAAGGAACCTAgggggtgtgttcgtaaattcagagcgttgccGGATTGtctgttcataaattcagagcgtttcgctctcggagcgttcagagcgcacactggacgctctggcggagtagggttgatccgagcgttctgaccacacaacggcagtcaagcacccaagctaagtGGCTAACTtgatagctacttccagacacaaatgagagaacacctcactctgaccattttactcgctgtAGCAGAGccggttaggctgttttcatgacATCCATatcgttggtgactaactgtgctgctggcaacaatttaattacgttttttgccgacgtttacagACAACGGTCATATTCAACGTGTTGCACGTTTGTAAATGCATCAGTTATTGAGCGCTCTTGCacacagacgagagtgctctgaaatcgtacATAGCCAAAgttaatttacgaacgcacccttaACCTGTATATTTTGAACCGAGCAAGGAACATGGAAGAGGGCACATGgatgcagtggcggttctagaccatttcaaggggccaagctgtactgttcgaggggccagttacattagacgttattgttgtcatatcgttttcttcactgcattgcaggcaaaagaccatgttcataatcattcaaCAATTTATTTGCATTTCCATTATAATTTTCATTTGCATTACATATTCAGTATCAGGTCACATCAACTGTATTCTCCGGTGTCTGTGTTTTTTTGCAAAAAGATCAGCAAATTCATCTAGACTCAAGGCCTTTGCCCTCCTTGACTCAATACTTAATACACCTAAATTGCTTAATCTGTCATCTGACATTGTGGACCCGAGATACGTTTTCACCAGCTTTAGTGCAGAAAAACTCCGTTCACAAGAAGCAGTACCAACAGGGATTGAAACAGCTATCTTGCACAGTTTAAAGAGCTCAAAGAAAACTTATTTATAAGGCTCAATGAATAATGCCAGCTCTACTACACTGGAGGGTCTCTGCATGCCACTCTGTATTCTCCTTTCTAAAAGTCTTCTGAACTGATGTAGTTCATGCCCCAAGTCCTCAATATTTGATTCATACATTCTAGCAAATGGAAACAGGGACTTCTCTTTGAGAAACACATCACTTGTAGGGTTTAGAGTTTGGATGCCATTCATTATGTCACAGTTTTTGCTAGGGAACCTTCTGTTAATCTCATTGAGCATATGATCTAAAACAGGGTAGAAAAGGGTTGTACGAAAACTGCCTTTTTCTTGTTCTGAATCTGACCCCCTGTACTGAGTACAGTCTCCATTAAATTGAGAGCTTAGCCTTTTTGGTCGTTTTGCAGGGGGGTGTATTGCAGTACCACATTGCTCAGCTGTGTTCAACACTTCATTCCATAGGTCATCAAAAAATGACTCATCCCTGTAGTCATTCAAAGTTTGAACTAAGGCTTCAACTAAATCCACAGCCTTTGACAGGTCAAGTGATGAAGACTGTAGCATATCTGATAGAAATTTTGCTTCTCCAAACACTTTATGGAGTGTAACAAGGCACACAATGAATTGTAAATCTATCTGTGCAAGCAGACCTCGTGCCTCAACAGATCTGTCACCATTGTGTTCTTGGACTATGTCTTTCAGGACTCGCTTAATGGCAGGTAATCTATCCA from Salmo salar chromosome ssa28, Ssal_v3.1, whole genome shotgun sequence carries:
- the LOC106589561 gene encoding uncharacterized protein, whose product is MSGKHSDVQARIKEQAKHAFYIHCSAHCRNLVLVDTVKAVPEVGQFFSLLERLYVFTSGSYVHQKWLSIQKEMYPGAARELQRLSDTRWACRYMAQHTIMDRLPAIKRVLKDIVQEHNGDRSVEARGLLAQIDLQFIVCLVTLHKVFGEAKFLSDMLQSSSLDLSKAVDLVEALVQTLNDYRDESFFDDLWNEVLNTAEQCGTAIHPPAKRPKRLSSQFNGDCTQYRGSDSEQEKGSFRTTLFYPVLDHMLNEINRRFPSKNCDIMNGIQTLNPTSDVFLKEKSLFPFARMYESNIEDLGHELHQFRRLLERRIQSGMQRPSSVVELALFIEPYK
- the zdhhc4 gene encoding palmitoyltransferase ZDHHC4 isoform X2, producing the protein MDTTLSSLSVPYVLLVVKSCFFYLCITREPGTVTKKRHSGQLQVYPYDKRMFQPGVCCPTCQLVKPARSKHCRVCNRCVQRFDHHCVWVNNCIGAQNTRYFLLYLLSVCAMAADMALLTVDMLLHAVVRSGILQARYIDDDGQQQQAGMLFVIQHLFLTFPRIVFMLGFLVFVFLLLAGYAMFHFYLALVNQTSNEWYKGRGNVCQHCHPSPDHLCGLPASDQSKRWFYSRGVLRNLGEIFFPLRPVQKKDH
- the zdhhc4 gene encoding palmitoyltransferase ZDHHC4, with protein sequence MDFLTLFAIYVVVVLTCIALVCKYSGQQQTPFGLLFDSVTKVIAPWTPLWLQSFTQRTLHMLFHQRNRMFIYLHILLEGAVYTEFTYEVFGYCRDMDTTLSSLSVPYVLLVVKSCFFYLCITREPGTVTKKRHSGQLQVYPYDKRMFQPGVCCPTCQLVKPARSKHCRVCNRCVQRFDHHCVWVNNCIGAQNTRYFLLYLLSVCAMAADMALLTVDMLLHAVVRSGILQARYIDDDGQQQQAGMLFVIQHLFLTFPRIVFMLGFLVFVFLLLAGYAMFHFYLALVNQTSNEWYKGRGNVCQHCHPSPDHLCGLPASDQSKRWFYSRGVLRNLGEIFFPLRPVQKKDH